Genomic DNA from Cucurbita pepo subsp. pepo cultivar mu-cu-16 chromosome LG13, ASM280686v2, whole genome shotgun sequence:
AGCATCTGAAGAAGGATTAGTGGACGAAATCGAGTACTCGCTTCCGGATCTGGAATCGCTCTTGCTCTGTTCCGCGGATTCTGATTGTGATTCTCGTTCTTGTTCTGTTCTCGGCAGTAATCCTAATCGTAGCTCTGTTGCCTCGAAATTGAGATCGCGGACGTTTCCAAAACTCGCGAACTGGCGCTTCATAGCTTGAAGAACGGAAGGAAATGGAATTTGCGTGAAATCTGTTGGAACGAAGTATGAAATGAATTGGGATTGTGGGAAGTGAAGGCTCAAGAAGTTGTTATTTGTAGAAGTGACCGTTAATGAGCATTTATTACGACGCGCCCCATTCCCACGCGCCCTATTCCATTGCAGTTtctgattttaaaaatttaccaAAAATATGGATTTATTATACTCAATCAGTTTAATAAGTGAGttaacttaaatattaaattatttttttttctcttaaaattttacttaacAATTAGGTCATTTATTTAACGTTAGCCCAGTTCCCACATCGGTGAAGTTGCAAAAACGGACACAGCTTGGGAGTATAAAATGCCCTTTTGCCAACTACTTCAAACCACGAAGCCGGGCGGTGAGGACAGAGCGAACTATTCTTTCGCCTTTTACTAAAGAATACCGTGTGCACATTGCATTCACCTGCATACGCCTATTTTTGGAGGGATTTCACTTAGGTGAGAAACTCCCACAACTCGagtaaaaaaatctttttctctactaatatttaaatgattaatttaataatgtgattagttaatattattttagtaaatgattatttatatgattttatttgtttttcttagatttcttttcttcctttaaatAAACGAAAATTGGTTGAAATATATTGCAGCACGCGCTTAAAGATGCGCGTGGGGTAAAATGAATGAGAATGAATGTTTACAGGTAATGCTTTGTTATGTCGTAGGCCACAGCCGCAACGACGAGGAAAGAGCGCGCGAGGTGACAAATCCAGGCAATCGTGGGGAACCACATGGACGGCTGGGATTGTTCTATCAACAAAGGCGAATTCTAGGCCGTTGGATCTAGCTAGACATCCCACGTGTTAGAGTGGTGCCCACGTGTACTTTTCTGATTGGGACAAGCGTGCCAGATGGATATTCTTTGGTCTTTTTTACCCATCGTTGTGGTTGGTTTCAAGCCACATCTTTGTTTACCTTTTAAAACGTTCTTAGATTAGATtataaggtaaaaaaaatttgaatttttctaataataaaggcaaaatacattaatgctaatttttattgacagtaaaaatattttttaaattgttaaaaaaaaaaaaattgaagggtattaatgaaattttttaaagtttaaaatccaattatattaattttgaaagttaataaatattttttatgttttttttatgttaaaggatattttttaaatatatatatttttcaataatcaagggcattaatgaaattttgagaatttgagaatatttttaaagaatttttaaataaaatatttttattaacctAAAATTACACTTccgaaatatttttattaatttaatctaatattttaatatttaaattttctactcGTAATTTTAGTTAGacacctttaaaaaaaagtccaaACTCAACAATgaattatcaatttatttagaagagttaaatttaaataaatgaaaatttttatgagTTGGGTGGGTCGATGAGTCCttcaaattagtttttattgaattaatttattattgattaaaatatatatatatatatatatatatatatattttaccttCTATGCAACTATACcataggtttataataaatttatttaactccatagtttttttttattatttattctcccatatcttttaaaaataaaattttaaatatttgaagggtaattgtttataatatatattaataattgaattatgatttttatacctatttacattttatttttattaaaaataaaaatttaaataaataacgaaacaatttgaatattacctttaaacattttaaaaagtttcaaaaataaaaaatatttaaaacgaaatatttttaaaaaaaaattgaaaagaaatatttttttatttttttaaaacgaatttggagtattattaaaaaaatttaaaaactaaaaaatattttaaaatttagagatatgtttttttattaatttaacggAGACGCAACACGTGGGAGGACAGAAAAAGGGTTAACGGTCGTAAAGGATTGAGACAAATCGCGGTGCTGTGAATAAGACACGTGGAACTTCTAGAGTGCCAAAATTTCAGTCTGAAAGTTCACACACACGTAGCCACTAACCAATAATTCACAATTTTCCCCCAACAAATTCTCTCCCTCTCAAGAATCCAATCCACCATGTTCTTCTCCAGATCCAATTTTCCCCCAAAATGCACACAATCTCCCAAATTCCTAAGCCCAAAATCAGACGTTGACTTCCAGGTACAATCTGTTCTTGGCTAACTTTAGATTTATATGCATTTCGGATTTGAGTTTCTACGAATGGTTCTCGAGGGAGTTTATAGCTAAGTCCACAGCATTCACTCAGTTTCCTCTGTCTCTCTTGTTAATTTGAAGAAATCCAGCGTTTAATTCCACATTTTTCCATATTTGAAACTCTGATTCTTAGTTAAGAATGTTCTTGTATGATTCTGATTCTCAAATTATTGACCGGAAGTGTGAATTTGTCCCTATCTTCTTCGTTTTCACTTCCGTTGCTTCTGTTTTTTGCTCTTGATGCTCGAAATTTGAAACCTAGATCTTCCGTTGTTTTCGTGTTCATCCCTAAATTAGTTTAGCTCCATGGGATTCAGTGATTGGAAGCTACTGGAAGGTTCATATGGTATTGGTTGATGAATGAATTCCCGCATTCAAGTATTTGTGTTCTTCTCTTGTTATTTGATTCTTTGGAAAGAAgttaaagatttattttcttgtgaaGTATGCTTTCTAGTTCGCCCAAAATGATCGATCGAAATATTTTGAAGTTCTTCGGCGCCCCATAATCATCTACCACCTGTTATCAACTCCAAGACTTGTATCAATAGAGCTTGTAGTTTCCTTGCATCAAATTTCTTTATGTTTCTTCATAACTCGGGCATTTACTAGAAAAATCTGTATGATCTATCATTCCTTTGAGCTTAGATCATAGGCAACAATGTCTATCATATGTGGTGTACCTATCCTTGAGTGCGTATGCTGTCTGGGATGTGCACGTTGGGTGTGGAAACGCTGTCTCCACACAGCTGGTCATGACAGTGAAACTTGGGGCTTTGCCACGGCCGATGAGTTTGAACCTATTCCCCGAATTTGTCGATATATCCTAGCTGTGTATGAAGATGATATTCGAAAACCTCTTTGGGAACCAGTTGGTGGGTATGGAATCAATCCAGATTGGTTAATCTTGAAGAAGACATACAAAGATACACGAGGGCGGGCTCCtccatatattttatatctcGATCATGATCATGCCGATATTGTTCTTGCCATCAGGGGATTGAATTTGGCAAAGGAGAGTGATTATGCAGTTTTATTGGACAACAAGCTGGGGAAGATGAAATTTGATGGTGGATATGTTCACAATGGGCTTCTGAAGGCAGCTGGATGGGTTTTGGACAGTGAGAATGAAACTTTGAAGGATTTGGTGAAGAAATATCCGGATTATACCTTGACGTTTGCTGGGCATTCTCTTGGCTCTGGAGTAGCAGCCATGCTAACTTTGGTAGTAGTACAGAATCacgaaaaattggaaaatattGATCGGAAGCGGATAAGGTGCTATGCTATCGCTCCTGCTAGGTGTATGTCCCTGAATTTGGCTGTTAGATATGCAGATGTCATCAACTCTGTTGTTCTTCAGGTAAACTacagtttttttctttagctatcattttcattataaatcGATATTGTATTCTGTAAAAGAGAACAATCTTTTTTGTTGTACGTGTACAAAGTCCCGActgttcaaaaatattttttgattaTCGTTTATTGAAGCTGAATATGTGTCAAATTTATACTTGCATCTCAAAATGTAACGGCGATTATTATACTGGACCAGGATGACTTTTTACCCAGGACAGCCACACCCTTGGAAGACATTTTTAAGTCACTCTTCTGGTATGGTTCAGGATTCATGACCCTTTATGGTGTTAACTCCTTTTACGTTGTTGACAACTCGATTGCTGCAAGCATGGAAACTAGAGCTCTATTCTTGCAATGTGAACTCATTCTTATATTAACGCTCATTGCataaaagtgaaaacaaaatctaTGCGTTCTtatgaaaagaataaattgGAAATGGTAGTTTAGATTTATTCAGTGTGATTCTTAGTTTCTCAATCATCATTTGAAATTCTCTTCCCAACCATgaatattcataaattgttgTGTTTCCCTTTTAGTTTGCCATGCCTTCTATGCCTGGGGTGCCTGCGGGATACATGCATATCGGAGGACAAGATGCTTAAAGATCCGAGAAGACTTTACACACCCGGTCGACTCTATCACATTGTTGAGCGAAAGCCCTTCAGGTAAATGCCATgtattttccatattaagtTGGTTTATGTAATGGAGAATTCATGTTTCgttcaaacaagaaaatgtACCACTTAATACCGGGCTTGTTGTGTGGAAAGGAATTAACGTTTTATTGCGAGCATCTGTTCAAAAAGTTGAGATTCTGAGTTTATGGCCTTCCCTTACTTGTTGTGTGGAAAGAAAGCCTCTCTTAACCTTATCAATTCTTAAAATGTTGGCTTTCTGACCATTGAACCGGAAACATGTCCTGCTCTAACATTTGAATGAATTCATCTGTTTCTTGCGAAAGGTGTGGAAGGTTTCCGCCAGTTGTGAAGACGGCCGTCCCGGTGGATGGGAGGTTTGAACACATAGTTCTTTCTTGTAATGCAACTTCTGACCATGCTATCATTTGGATTGAGAAAGAAGCCAAATGGGCCCTGGAAGTAAGTTTCATCATTCAACCAAACTTTTATGCTGATTGCTTGAagtttaatgaaattttggaaTATGAGCAttcttttgcatttcattATATTACATTTTCATCTGCGGTTCACGTTTCCCTCTCTATAATTGTCCACGAAGTCGAAGTTGCCATTGGTGAATCAAATGTTAAGTTGTCACCCCACATCCCTCTCTATAATTGTCCACGAAGTCAAAGTTGCCATTGAtgaatcaaattttaagttgTCACCCCACATCCCCGAATCGCACGCTCGAAAACTGCTCGAGTAATTTGCTATGGTGTGCTGCGAATTGAATTCCGATTCTTTAAAGTTTGGTGGACGCTGTTTATCTTGATCGCTTGAACTACTTTTAGATGTTGTATATCAGTAGACATAGATGGGTGCTTTTGCCGATTTCTTCTCGAAAACCAAGACaattattgttctctttgggctttaccttttaggcttttcctcaaggtttttgaaacgTGTCTTTAGAGGTTTTGAAACGTGgttctcacaattcacctcctttcgctacccagtgtcctcgctgacactcgttcctctctccaatcaacatgggatctcgtaatccacccccttcaggcctaatgtcctcgttggcacaccgcccggtgtctggctctggtaccatttataatggcccaaacccaccgcgagcagatattgtcctctttgggctttccctcaaggtttttaaaaagtgtctgctagggagagggtTCCAcatcttataaagaatgcttcgttcccttctccaaccaatgtggggtcttacaatccatcctccttcgaggctagcgtcctcgctaaccTTCGTTTCTCTCAAATCAAtatggatctcacaattattAGACATGTTATTCCTTCAGTTTATCCTTCAGTTTactgaaaaagaaactatCTGATATCTGATCTACACTGTTTATTTTAGATTCAGGGCACAAAGATCAATGGTTTCTTTCTGCACTGCGAAAGTTTAAGATCCATGATCATTCAAAACAAGGAGTTCCACCATCTTATGATTAACATGAAGATTATCATCATTCtcccaaatttaaaatgtcaaattttaGCTGCCTTATCTTGTTCATTGAATGTATTCATGTGAATATAATGCGTGTATTGTCGTAATTTACGTACAAGTACAATGAAATCATTGCTGAAAAACGAAAAACATCCATCTGCTTCTGTCAACTTCAGTTAATGCTGGAGGATAATAAGGTCATGGAGATACCACCCCAACAAAAGATGGAGAGGCAAAATACTTTA
This window encodes:
- the LOC111808873 gene encoding uncharacterized protein LOC111808873, yielding MSIICGVPILECVCCLGCARWVWKRCLHTAGHDSETWGFATADEFEPIPRICRYILAVYEDDIRKPLWEPVGGYGINPDWLILKKTYKDTRGRAPPYILYLDHDHADIVLAIRGLNLAKESDYAVLLDNKLGKMKFDGGYVHNGLLKAAGWVLDSENETLKDLVKKYPDYTLTFAGHSLGSGVAAMLTLVVVQNHEKLENIDRKRIRCYAIAPARCMSLNLAVRYADVINSVVLQDDFLPRTATPLEDIFKSLFCLPCLLCLGCLRDTCISEDKMLKDPRRLYTPGRLYHIVERKPFRCGRFPPVVKTAVPVDGRFEHIVLSCNATSDHAIIWIEKEAKWALELMLEDNKVMEIPPQQKMERQNTLAREHTEEYKAALQRAVTLSVPHAYALSPYGTFSETVEGEEEKEEESPASSGGSSRKRKETWDELIERLYDKDDSRHNKNESRYTVLKKSFSSI